The genome window ATGGAAGAGGTCAAGGAACGCCAGGCCGAGGCCGAGGAGCAGACCCGGCTGGCCAAGGAATCCGCCGAGCAGGCCGAGGAGGCCCGCCTCAAGGCCGAATCCGCCAAGCAGGAAGGCATGATGCACGCGGCCAGGACTCTGGAGGGAATCGTTTCGCGCATCAACGAATCCGCCAAGCAGATCGGGAAGCAGGTGGATGAAACCAGCGAAGGCGCCGCCCGCCAGTCCCAGCGTTCCGCGGAAACCGCCACGGCCATGGAAGAAATGAACGCCACGGTGCTCGAGGTGGCCCGCAACGCTGGCGAAACCTCGGCCCAGGCAGACGAGGCCCGCGCCAAGGCCCAGGAGGGCGCGGAGATCGTGCGTCAGGCCGTGGAGACCATCGACATGGTGGACGCCAAGACCGACGAGCTCATGGAAAACATGGCCACCCTGAACACCCTGGCCCAGAACACCGGGCAAATTCTCGGCGTGATCACCGATATTGCCGACCAGACCAACCTGCTGGCGCTCAATGCGGCCATCGAGGCGGCGCGCGCCGGTGAAGCCGGGCGCGGGTTCGCCGTGGTGGCGGACGAGGTCCGCAAACTGGCCGAAAAAACCATGGACGCCACCAAGCAGGTGGAGGAATCCATCAGAGGCATCCGCTCCAGCGCGGACATGAGCCGTAACACCACCGAGGAGGCCAACTCCGTGGTCAAGAAGGCCACGGAACTGGCCAGCCAGTCCGGGACGGCCCTGGACCAGATCCTGGAACTGGTGGAAGGGACCTCGGTTCGCATCGCCTCCATCGCCACGGCCGCAGAACAGCAGTCCGCCACCTCCGAGGAAATCAACCGAAGCGTGGACGAGGTCAACTCCATCACGGGCGAGACTTCGCGCGGCATGGTCGTCGCCGCCCAGGAGGTGAGCGACCTCAAGTCCCTGGTCAGCGAGCTGGAAAACCTCATCGCCAATCTCAAGCAGTAACCCGGAATACAAACAAAAAAAGGCCGGCGGGAATTTCCCGTCGGCCTTGTTCTTTTCTCGGCTCAGGATCGTCCTATTCCGATCCCCGGGCCTCGTCCTTCATCTCCTGAATCAGATGGGACAGCCCGTTGATCTGGTTGGCCAGTTCGGCCACCGCCGAAGCGGTGTCCGCCGCGCCCCGCGCCGTGTCTTCGGTAATGCTGTTGATCTCCTCCACCGAGCGGTTGATCTCTTCCGAGGTGGCCGACTGTTCCTCGGCGGCGGTGGCAATGCTCTGGATCTGTGAGGCCGAGGCCTCCACCTGGGTCTCAATGGCCTTGAGCGCGCTGCCGGATTCCTGGGTCAGCTCGGCAACCCGGGCCAGATCCTTCATGGCCACGCCCATGGCGGCCATATTTTCCTTGGAGGCGTTCTGGATGGTGGTGACCACCGTTCCCACCTCGGTGGTTGCCTGCATGGTCTTTTCCGCCAGCTTGCGGACCTCGTCCGCCACCACGGCGAACCCGCGCCCGGCTTCACCGGCGCGCGCCGCCTCGATGGCCGCATTGAGCGCCAGCAGGTTGGTCTGGTCGGCTATGTCGTTGATGACGTTCATGACGCTGCCGATGGATTCCACCTCGGTTCCCAGGCGGTTCATGCTCTCACGCAGCTGCTCGGTGCGGGACCGGGTCGCCTCCATGGCTTCCACGGCCTGCTGCACCACATGCATGCCCTCGCTGGCCTTTTGCTGGGCGTCCTTGCCCACCTCTGCGGCCTGGGAGGAGTTGCGGGCCACTTCCAGCACAGTGGCGTTCATCTCCTCCATGGCCGTGGCCGTGGAATGAACGCGCTCGCTCTGGATGTCGGTGCCCCGGTGGATCTCGTCGGACTGGCGGGAAATGGCCTCGGA of Salidesulfovibrio onnuriiensis contains these proteins:
- a CDS encoding methyl-accepting chemotaxis protein, which encodes MPEVDAMEIPVVEEKQTPTPKPRRKRGGLEFKILLVIVIAVTTILSGFGVYEYYTMRKELTAELNKTAANAAERLSQNLVTAFWDFDTDMAANALISEMKEDVVHTILATEKDGETIFSGMTRDEEWKPAPTDKPVEGSFIGTTMDVTREGKAIGHVTVLLTEKFMHEALMSEVYRIALKTVAIDLAIVLVLAVFIRGFVMGPLGRIQSFASRVGDGDLACTIDPGRYTDELLVLKEAMESMVCALTEKMEEVKERQAEAEEQTRLAKESAEQAEEARLKAESAKQEGMMHAARTLEGIVSRINESAKQIGKQVDETSEGAARQSQRSAETATAMEEMNATVLEVARNAGETSAQADEARAKAQEGAEIVRQAVETIDMVDAKTDELMENMATLNTLAQNTGQILGVITDIADQTNLLALNAAIEAARAGEAGRGFAVVADEVRKLAEKTMDATKQVEESIRGIRSSADMSRNTTEEANSVVKKATELASQSGTALDQILELVEGTSVRIASIATAAEQQSATSEEINRSVDEVNSITGETSRGMVVAAQEVSDLKSLVSELENLIANLKQ